The sequence TTGGGCGGGCATGCAGGGCCTTGCTGAGACTTATTACGGGGCCCATCAGGAGGCTCCTCCACGTCGCCCCGGTGGTCGATGGGGCCCTGTCTCTCcaaggccccgccctcccccaaccccttagCTTGCAGTTCCGGCCGCCTCTGGGCGTGGACACCGTTTTTTGCCGGGTCCTCGAgctcccccatccccctttccaAGACCAAACGGGAGCGCGTGCTCCGGACCCCGTGAGGGGTAGGGTGGGTTCTCAGGCTTTTACTCTGGGGCTCCGGGAACGCTGTGGCCCTTGAATCTGCCCCCGGAGCGGGAGAGGAGACTCAGGAattcagggagagagaaggggtgcAGGGGATTTGGCAACGACATTGTCCCTGACACTTCAGCCACAGAGCTCGGGCTTTAAAGCTGGatctctgggctctgggctccgggctccgggctccgggctccgggcCTGGGCAacagcagggtgggtgggtgagccCTGGAATGGCGGAGTCCGGGAATGCGCCAAGAAAGGGCAAGGGTGCTTTCCGTCGGGGTCCAAGGTCGCCGGCTGGATGACTCTATGGCCAAGAGTGGGCTGGCAGCGCCGGGGTTGGAGAGACGGGCGGGAAAAGGCTCTTTGGGGCTCCAGCGCCCGGCGCCCGGCGGAGCTGCCACTTGGGGGGCTGGAGTGCGGGGTCCCGCCCCGACCTCCTAGGGGGCTGAGAGCGGGCACACCCTACCGACATCCAGAGGCGCACCTGGAGGACTCTTCCTTCCAGCGGTGCCCTCTGAAGCCCCTGGCACCGCGCTGGCCCCGAAGAAGCCTGGGGCCCCGTCTCAGTCGGACCAGCAGCTGAGGAGACTCAGAGGGTCCGGGAGCCCCGCATCCTTCTCCCCCAACcgagtccccccgcccccgcgccgccgccgcggAAGTCACTTACCAGACACCTCCGCCCCGCTCCACTCGCACCTGACAGACGGCGGGATGGGAGGGCGGCCCCGCGGGCcagcgggcggggcgggcggccgggccgcgggccgggggcggggaccGGGTGCCGAGGGGCGGCCCCTGCTCCGCCCGCAGCTCCCGGCGCTGTGGCTCCGACTCGCGCTCACGCTCGCACTTTTCCCCGAGCCGCGTGATGTCACGGGGTAGCAGCCAATCCTGGTGGGGCCGCGCCGCCCGCCCGGGGCCGGCCACCCAACGAGGACGCGCGGGGGGCACCACCGGGGCGTCGGGGACCCCAGCTTCGCGCGCCCCTCACTGGAGCCGGCCAGCAGCTCCCCGCTCGGGCACTGTGGGGGCACCACCCACGGCCGAAAGAGCCGCTTAGCTGGGGGCTCGGACctcagggaggctggggggtggggtgttgcGTTGTCATGGGGACGCGGCGCCCCCTCGCGGGTTGGGGTGGGGCGAGAGCTGGCAGCCCCGTCTGGCTGCGCTTCCCGCCTCCGCTCTGACCAGGCCCCCGGGACTAGGCGCCTGTCTCGCTCCCAGCCCGGACCTCGCTCCCTGCGTGGCCCCGTGCACAGCGGGACCACCGAGGCGCGAGTGTCTGACTCCGACTGGAGGTCGTGAATGGGCGGGGTCGGCTCCGCGCCACGGTTCCGTCGGGGCGGAGAGCCGAGGGCCGGCAGATTCCAACCCCGGGGCTGCGTGTAGGCCGCCGGGCAGCTAGAGAGGAGGGGCGCCGtcggggctggggaaggagcaggggagggaagggtggccACGGGCCTCCCGGGAGGGAGGAGCCCGCCCTTGGCACACAACGCCCGCCCGCGCCCGCTCCCCCCCGCCAGGCTCCCTGCTCCCGCACTCCAGGTGTGCGCACCTTCTCTCCAGCCCCGGGATGGGATACGCAGCCCATGCAGCCGAGGCCTGAAGGGCGAGTTCACCTATTCCCGTGAGGGAAAGCTCAAGGTCACCTGGGCGGAGCCCAGAGCGAGACCCCAGAGGGCGAGCCACGGGTCTCTTGAGGTCTCCGGGAACCGCACTGGCCCGAGCCTGGGGACTAGTAGCCTTGCCTGAGCCGAGCTGGAGCGCCCGGGGCGCCCGCGGGACCGAGAGCCGAGCGGCTTCAGCACCTCGGAGAGCTCCGCCTCGGCCCTGACCTTGCGGGCTCAGCTTCGCGCGACCAGGAACCAGCGCTTTCCGTTCTCTCCCCGAGACGGCCGTTCCTGGGCCTGGCCAGGCTCGGGTTCGCCCCCACGCCCGGGGCCCCGAGGCCTGTCGCTCCAAACTCTCTGAGCCAAACACCCGATTAACCTTAAGACGCATGCATGGTTCCTTCTTTCGGAAAAACAACTCAAGTCCCGCCCCTCCTTCGCCCTCACCTAAGGGACGGGCGGAGGGCTGtgcgggaggtggggggtggcgaGGCGGGTACACACTAAAGGGGAAGCGGCAAGAGCTGCCAGAGAAGGGGCGGGAACGTGGGCCAGAGCCGGCACG is a genomic window of Phyllostomus discolor isolate MPI-MPIP mPhyDis1 chromosome 6, mPhyDis1.pri.v3, whole genome shotgun sequence containing:
- the LOC114498997 gene encoding nascent polypeptide-associated complex subunit alpha, muscle-specific form-like, with product MREASGPTTQWISEKWEQLCLTCVPASPPPTSRTALRPSLSCPAAYTQPRGWNLPALGSPPRRNRGAEPTPPIHDLQSESDTRASVVPLCTGPRRERGPGWERDRRLVPGAWSERRREAQPDGAASSRPTPTREGAPRPHDNATPHPPASLRSEPPAKRLFRPWVVPPQCPSGELLAGSSEGRAKLGSPTPRWCPPRVLVGWPAPGGRRGPTRIGCYPVTSRGSGKSASVSASRSHSAGSCGRSRGRPSAPGPRPRPAARPPAPPAGPRGRPPIPPSVRCEWSGAEVSDSRATAFPEPQSKSLRTHPTPHGVRSTRSRLVLERGMGELEDPAKNGVHAQRRPELQAKGLGEGGALERQGPIDHRGDVEEPPDGPRNKSQQGPACPPKPQARKNRCPV